Genomic segment of Primulina tabacum isolate GXHZ01 chromosome 11, ASM2559414v2, whole genome shotgun sequence:
agtaatatttttcattgacgacccaaataagagaccgtctcacaaaatacgatccgtaagaccgtctcacacaaatttttgccataaaATTAAAGTAATTGTATTTTGAACTTATAATCCGTAATATGAACAAATTTAAGTTTTGAATAGGCCGTGGGGGCCTCGTGGTGTGACAATTTTAAAGGTGTTTAATTATTGTGGCTTTTTTTtcaaagataaaaataaaaattcgtggCTTCAAAGTGACACTTATAATTTTCTATTCAaatttacataaaaatatttttttaaaaaataataataataaaaagagtGGAGCATGTTGTTTAAAACCTAACATTTGTTATAGATCAATAAAAAGTTGACCcaactcataaataaataaatttattatacATAAACGATCATGTTTATTATTTCGAAAACACGACCATATTTCATCTGGTATTTGACTCAAATCCATCAATAGTTAGTTATAAATCTTTATGTTGtccatatattttaatttatcattttcataatatataatttattatctcaTTTCATGTCTCgaactattttatttattaattcttTTTATTGGCGAGTATAAAAATTGAATCCCTCATTTTTGTGGGCTTAATAAGCTAGTGAATTGGGTCTAGCAAAATGCAAGCCCACGATATTCAATGGAAAAAGCACATAAAATTTTGACAATGGGTTTACATGGAAAATGTTGGGCACACACGTTGACAtctaaaatggtcaattagtgTAATAGAAGtgaaaaagaaacatgaaacatGGAATGTTTTGCATATGTTGTTCAAAAGTTCATCGTATATCATCATGTTCATTATATGTCATATAAACTCGGAAATTATTGGGTGTTGATAATTATTTGTGAGTTTTATGAGCCGGCTCTTGAATTTACGTAAGCCACCCTTGGAATCTTGGTGtacgttggataatttttcaaGTTGTGACAATTATGTTGCAGTATATATGACAATTTATGTTAGCCATTATTATAAAGTGATAATGAATATGGACTGTGGAGTAGTTGATAAAGGGGTTAATTGTGTGATCGCATTTTCAATGATACGGGCACATGGCGTGACATAATTACATCAGAGATGATCACCAACATGAACACTGAGATATTAGTGTTATGAAGGCAAAGTGATGTGTGTACAAAAGTCACATCTTGAACCTATGGGCGAAATGCTAGATTAACAAGAGTCGCCTTTAGATTCTCGACTTTGGTTGATCATTGAATCAGACCATGACGAGGATGTCACGTTCTAAAAGAGATTATATAGTAAAAAAAGTTTATATGAGGTTATAATGGATTCCTATAGCAAATTTGTCGTGTGGATTCTTCTATGCTGCACGAGGTAAAATCTTTTCTAAAATACTCGCATTGTCAAATGCTCCAAAAAATGGAGAGCTACATCAGATATAACATAGACATACCATTTGTCCTATGTCGTTTATAGGAGTGGAAAAATCAACAGAATACCAATATGAAATTCAAAGGTACTAGAGTACGTCTCTTATGAAacgatctcatgaatctttatctatgagacgggtcaaccctaccgatattcaaaataaaaagtaatactcttaccataaaaagtaatattttttcatggatgactcaaataagagatccgtatcagaaaatacgacctgtgaaaACGCCTcccacaagtttttgccaaggTACTATTCGTTACGTTATTTGGGATGATCAAAGGATCTGATATATAATATGACATTATTTAACCGAAATAAATAGGAATTCAAAATCAAAACCCGAATCTTACGCCTAGCCAACTAAGTTTGAATGTTAATCTGTCGAATTTTTTTGGTAACCTAATTAGGCATAAACCAAACTCGTCATTCGTCAACATAATCAGAATTCCTGTTATACAGATGACAAATATCTCATATTTAGACCTCTTCATGGTTTTTAGCCTTTACATGCATATTGAACAAATTTCGAGACACAAGTTAAAAtatcctttattatttaaactGAAAACATCCTAATATTTAAAGgatataaataaaaagaattttCAGACCAAATTCCGATCGGGTTAATTTTAACCAGGCTGGAAGCTAAGTTAAAACAGTAAACCATAacaattttaaaagaaatttcacaAACATTTCAACATATGCGTGCGATTCACCTTTATACATATATCATACACGAAATTTAATCATAATAGTTGAATAGCGAAGCACAATTTTTGACCAAGATGGAACGTACAAGGATGACAAACAAGACTAGGCACACAACATAAATTTATTCAAGTTTTTAATCTTCTACTACCATAAAACCGAAAAATGCAATAGAACGTTTATTCGTCACTCCTTGATGATTCTTGACAATAAGATCCACGTTAACTTGTCACTCGATGATAATTGACTACAAGATCTGTTCTTCAACGACGGCTCTTCTCATCCTTTACACTTTTATCATCCACATCGTTACTACGGGGAGTGTATTGGCTTGTTGAAGATGGGGAGTAGCCAGGTGCACTAGGAGAATATCCTGCACTTGGGCTGTACAACGACCCCAGACAAAATTAATTAGGATCAAAACGAGACCAATTTCAACTGAAATTTATTGTCAACTTCGTGTGCTCTGCACTCACCTGTACTGTGGAGAGCTAGCGCTAAAGTCGGGGCTAGCACCAGAGCTATATGGGCTGAAAAGTAATGGAAATACAAGATAAATAAGAAAATAACAGATGATGTACCTCTAAATGTATTGTAGCCATCTGTACTTGACAATATAAACACCAAACTAAGCAACGTGTACATATAGAtgaccttttctatctaatCAGTCAGCCAGATTCTATCCATTAATCGACATGGTCCAAAAAATTTAGGGCAGTCGGTTACATAATGATAGTTTGCGAAAGGATTAATGTGTTGGTTAGCTTATCGATGTATCACAACCATCAAAGTCACAAATTAAGACAACAGCAGCCTGCAGGATCCTGGAAATAGGGATAAACTGACATAGCAAACTACTCTATAAACCAGAAAACTAAGAGGACAAAGAGAACAGCATGTAAATACGAGTACAGTACAGGCATTGAAAGTAAAAATCCATATGAAGTTCTAAACTACACAATGCCAGAAATACTTACCTGCTTGGACTGTAGCTTGGACTAGAAGGAGAATAAGATGGAGATGTTGGGGAATATGACGGAGATGTTGGGCtgcaaaacaaaaataaagtaGTAAATTACAGTCTGCAGACCCCTCGTCCAACAAACGACTTTCCTATTGCCCTTCAATCAACACAATCAATCATATATAACAATTCTGCCAAATTTTCAGAGCTGCAGGTACTTAGGAATCAATAAAAACCGTCACAAAAGACAAATGGTTAGAAAAAGATTTTGCTAGTTTACCTATAACTCGGAGAAGAGGGACTGTAGGGACTTGAAGGTGTGATCTTTGGACTTGTAGGTGAATACGCAAGAGATGGGCTGTATCTTGCTGAAGGGTTGTAACTCGGAGATGTAGGACTGTAACTTGGAGATGTCGGACTGTAACTAGGGGAGGTGGGACTGTAACCAGGGGAGGTGGGACTGTATGCGGGAGAAGTTGGGCTATACGATGGTGAAGTTGGGCTGTAAGACGGGGACGTGGGGCTGTAGGAAGGTGAGGTCGGGCTGTATGAAGGAGAGGTTGGGCTGTACGAAGGAGACGTGGGGCTGTAAGCAGGAGACGTGGGGCTGTATGCAGGAGAGGTTGGGCTGTAGCTGGGAGACGTGGGGCTGTAGCTGGGAGACGTGGGGCTGTAGCTGGGAGATGTGGGGCTGTAGGTCGGAGATGTGGGGCTGTAGGAGGGGCTAGTAGGAGAATATGCAGGGCTTGTTGGGCTATACCCAGGAGAACTAGGACTATAGGTTGGGGAAGTGGGGCTATAGCCAGGGGAAGTGGGGCTATAGCCAGGGGAGGTGGGGCTGTAGCCAGGGGATGATGGGCTGTAGCCAGGGGATGTAGCAGGAGAAAACGCCATTCCACCAACATAAGGAGAAAACTGAGAATCGGTAATTGGAGACAATCGCAGATTTGGACTCAGTAAATAATTTGGTGACATCATGCCATCGTGATATGGCGTCCCAGTGAGTGGTGAACGGGCAGGCGTCATGCCAAACTCTAGTCCACCATCAATGTAACTAGGTAGAGGGATCTCAATAGCTTGCTTCAGCATCTCTTCATTCAGATACAAGGAACAATCTCCAGTGCCAATTGGGGCAAGTTGTCCTAACATAATATTTTCAGTGACACCCCTAAGACGATCTGTTTCTGCAAAGACAGCAGCATCCAGTAGAATGTCCACTGTTTCTTCGAATGAGCACCTCATCATGGGGCCGGTATCATTGCGGTTGATCCCATGACGAGTGATAGCCATCAAATGACCACGGTAGGTCATGGTATCACACAGTATAGCCAAATGTCTATAATTCACGTACGATCCATCAAAAGATATGACAACACGCAGCTCATCTAGCAAAGCTTTTCGAACTGCCTCAATTCCTAGAACTTCAATAACTTCAATCAAGTGATTGCTCGTCGTTCTCTTTGCATCAACATCTTCATGACACATGACAGCCAAAAGATTGACACCCTCAGTATCCAGCATCCACTCATTCTCAGCCTTGAATCCTTCATTCTCATCAAACCTATTCAGCTTACTATTCTTAATGAACACTTTATTGATATCTGGAATGCCTCGAAGAGCCATTTCTGTAAGCATGTTACTTTCAATCTTTTTGAGGAACACATCATCCTCTGCAGATTCATCATTCAGATCACCTTTCGGAGCTTCATCATTCATGATACGAATCCGAAGGATCAACTTCTCGGCATTGTCATCATTAAATATACAAGTCAGATCATCATCAAATTCAAGATTAATCTTCTCTGCTATATCAGCCATGCTAAGCTTCTTGTCCACCATCATTTCCCGATTTAATTCTATACGAAGCAACCAAGGAGAGATCTTATCTGGGTCAATCTCCTCATCTGGCATCTCATAATAGGACTTCACAAACTCGACATCTTCCTCAATGACTGTACTCATTGGATCTGGATCGTACCATACCTCAGTAGCTTGTGTAACACTTCGCAAAGTAGTGTATTCGAGTGCACACTGAACATTCTTCGCCCTCTCCTTGGTTTTACTCACATCAGACTTCAAGTATACTGAGAGAGAGggtgttttgatttttttagcaACATTAATGATCTCCCTCAACCTCGGAACACCTAAAGTAACATTCTTGGCACTCACACCAGCATAATGGAAAGTATTAAGAGTCATCTGAGTCGCAGGTTCACCAATAGATTGTGCGGCTACACAACCGATCATTTCCCCTGGTGCTACCAGAGACTGCAAAAAGCGAGATTCAATCTCACCAATAACCCATTCGAAAGCTTCACGTGTAAGTCTGTATTCCTTCAAAACCCTTTTACTCGCCAACGCACTACGTAgtaaaatattgaaaaacaAAGTAGCATTCTTTTGGGCTTCCATACTCAAATAATCATCACCAACAACCACCTTAAGCCTTTCTTGCAACTTATCAACAGCTTCCACAATCTCCATTGGGTGTATATCAGAAGGTCTACGGAAATCAACCTTAAAAGTTTTCTGTGCGTTTAAGACAAGCCTTTTAATGTTAACGGGCAAAGGCCAAGAGTTATCACCTGTGGTAGCTATCTCCGTCCCAAGTTGGTATCTATCAACTTCAAGTTTCTGAACCTCAGCGTCAAATACATTGCGGATTTCACGAATTGTTTTAAGATCTTCAACAGATTCTGGAGACATGTAATTAGGATTCCAGTTTGGATTATCAATCTCATATCTGTACATGTCATTGAAATCTGCTTTTTTCAGCTTCAATGACTCCAGGGGTTGAGATTCAATCCAAACAGAATCCATACCATCTTCTCCATAGAGAAACTGAATCACATCCCCTAAAGAATTCCTGACGGTTCCATCATACTTGACCATTATATCCTCCATCGCCTTCACCAATCGCCTTTGAATGTATCCAGTTTCAGAAGTTTTCACTGCAGTATCTATTAAACCTTCCCTACCACCCATAGCATGGAAGAAAAACTCTTGAGGAGTCAGCCCTCTAAGATATGAGTTCTCCACAAACCCACGACTCTCTGGGCCATAATCATCTTTGGTGAAGTGAGGCAGCGTACGATCTATGAACCCAAAAGGGATTCGCTTGCCTTCAACGTTTTGTTGCCCCACACAAGCAGTCATCTGAGATATGTTGATAAAACTTCCCTTAGATCCAGCTGTAACCATCGCCTTAAGGTTGTTGCTTTCTGACAAGCTTTTCTGGGCACTGCTACCAGCATCATCACGGGCCTTATTTAACACCTGAGACAAGCACAGCAAATCAGGCCTCCTCAAGCCATTGAAGGCAAGGTTAACATATTACATACCTGGTTCACTCTGTTTTCAAATGACTCCATCATTGTTCTACCAGGTTCAGCCTCTAACTGTTTTTCTTGAGCAGCTCTAATGAGCTCTTTCACTTCATTCTTTGCATTAGAAATAGTTTCATTAATCTTCTCCATTGTTGAAGCATCGGCAATTGTGTCGCCAATTCCAATGCTAAAAGCATTCTGCAAAAGCCAATAATTGACAAGCCACTGCGTGTGCCCCAAAAATTTGCGAGCTGCATCTGGACCCACCTCTTCCCTGTATGTATTCCTTTAATTAAATAACGAACAACTGAAAAAATAATCCTACTGTGCAATAGTTCCTCTATGTTTGTATTCAAATTTAACTTAAGTGATAAACATACAAACATGCAGTCTCTTATGTTAACCAGCTACCAAATCCAATCACAGAATCATTTTACCTATGTCAAGCTCAAATAGAAAATCATAGCAAGTACAATGGTGAAAAAAGTATAATGTGATTCACATAAACAATATTTGTCATCTGGAAATGATCGTAATAAGAAATATACAGCCGTTCATAATTTTAAGTACATTGTTTCAAAAGAGATCATACCAAATTACATGTATAAGACTTCCAGTAGATGTCCCAAGTGTCTTCTTACATAGAGTGCCAGAAAGTAACTCCCCTTTCTCTATCCGTACTTGAGTATCCCCAGGAGTTATAAATCCCCTTTCACTTTCTTGATGCCATGATGAATATCTCAGcaaatttatttgttttggTATGATTAAATTGAACACTTGCTTCCCAGTCCAGAGAGGCCGAGGTTTCAAAATTGCTGGAGCAGGTACTTTGCCATCAAAATCCTCCCACCACATCAGAATATTCATGAAAACATCCTGCATATAACCAAAGATAAAGTCAGACAAAAGTAGATACAAGTATACCAGTAAATAAGCAGAAAAGAGAGGAGAAAGAGAGGAACTCCTGGATGCCACCTTCTCAATAAATGTATCCCTTTTAGTAATTTTGCGACATCCTAATAGTGTATCCTGGACTATTCCCATGACAGGCCGATTTGCTTGAGGTGAGACAACACATTTTGGAACCATCATTAATTCTAGCACTTCAGCTCTGGTTTCAAATGACTGGGGCACATGCATGTTCATTTCATCCCCGTCAAAATCAGCATTGTAGGGAGAGGTAACAGATAAATTCAAGCGGAATGTTGAATAAGGCATTATTTTGATTCTATGCCCCATTATAGACATTTTATGGAGACTTGGTTGCCGATTGAACAGGACAAAATCTCCATCGTTTAGGTGTCTCTCCACCTACACCACAGATTTAAGCAACTGgctcaaaatacaaaatagtATTCTAGGCCCAATCTAACTCATAGGGAAAATCTCACCTTATAGCCAAGTTCCAGATGTTGATCACTGCTTTTCTTTAAGTACCGGAGATCCAGCCTTTGTCCATCATCCCTAATTATATACTTGGCACCAGTTTTACCAGGTGGAGGGTGCGGTCCATACTCTACAAGCTCTTTCAACCTGTTCACAATATCAAATTTCGATTGATAAAATCAAAATTCACAAAGAAGATAACAAATAAAAGTAAACAGGCTAAGAGAACAACCTCTCAATGTTATATGGGGTAACAGTTTCTGGATATGTGAGATTTAATGCAATACTCCAAGGTACGCCCAGTTCATCAATATTGATGGTTGGATCAGGTGTAATCACAGTACGAGCCGAAAAATCTACCCTCTTTCCCATCAAATTACCCCGTATTCGACCTTCTTTTGCTTTAAGTCGGCTGCATATCGATTTAATCGGCCTGCCAGATCTTTGGGTAGCCTGATGATGCCAACATACTATCAGGTTAGATAAGTGACGTCATCAAGAACATATAGAGTTAATCAGTGAAGCTATAAGAGCAGATAATGTACCCGGGGCTGTCCCGGTAATTCATTGTCAAAGTATGTAGCTATATGAAACTGCAACAACTGCGCAAACTCAGAGATGATGTGCGCAGGGGCCCCATTTCGCTCCTGTCTCTTCAAGTTTTCATTGTGCCGAATGATCATTGCCAGTTGATGAGTTAAATCATCCTGCATAATGAGATTCAAGAGTCAAGTCACCCACAACGAAAAGCAACTGCCAAGGGAGTGGCAATGTGACTTTTCAATTATAAGAGGACAGACCCTGACATACTGATTAAACCTACAGAAataccaaaaataaattaatgctCGTGACATGAAGCTCCTCGTAATTGAAGAGATCAAGAATAAGAGGCTTGCCTCACTCCTAGAAGAAGTATCCATCATCACGGAAGGTCTAACAGGTGGGGGAGGAATTGGAAGAGCTTGAAGAATCATCCAATCAGGGCGAGCATATTTTGGATTCAAACCCAATAACTGACAGTCTTCATCAGTTATTCTCTTCAGAATGCTAAGAACCTGAAACCGATAACAATGAGTAGCAaactaataaaatcattttccacTTGTAATGCATAAAATGAAACCTTCTCTGCAGTAAGAAGTTGTTTCCTTTCAACAGGTTCAGGAAGCTGCTCCTGgtcatcatttttcttcttttgaaGCTTGTACTCAGCCACCATCTTCATGCCATCAATAGAAATTTTTGGCTGCTGAGCACCACATCCACCCCTAGACTTCTTCACCGGTTCATCAGAGTCTTGACCGTGCACATCAATTTCATCACCACCTTCACATTTGGATTTGTTCTTGCATGCATCTAATATCTTCTTTAATCTATTTTTTGGGTTCCTAATTCTCGTTGCTTGCTTAAACTTTGGCTCTTCCTATCAAATTCAGAGCACAAATATTAATATTGTACAGAATGAATTTGTCAGttgagtttttttttgtttcctgTTCGGGAGATTCCTTAATTCAATAACTACCATCTTAAACTTGGATTACTGAAGTAGTTAATCACCCTGGTTATGCTACTATTTTTTTAAGACATTCATATCCACAAGgaaaaagtttgaaatatttataaaatagaaGCACCAATGGTCAGTGTATGATGGAGTgaatcaaaataatatataatgcaTCTGTCTTTGCAAGCTCATAatttcaacatataatagggTCATCAAATATACCTCGTCAGCCAAAATTTTGGAGCAATTAAAGCAAACACAGCGAAGAATGCTGAGAACAGTCTTCATGAACCCAATATGAAACATGGGTTTTGCAAGCTCAAGATGACCAAAATGACCTGGACACTCAGCCATGTTCGCCATACAAGTCTCACACTTCATCTTCCGATCAATTGTCCCCAGACGTGGGTCGCTCAGACCCCCTGGCTTCGGCTTTCCTCTTTCCGTCGTCTCGCTGTGCTCTATGTGCACCACGGACATTTGCCTCTGCAAGAACACAAACCCGCGTAAAGATCACAAAAACCATCATGTTCAGTTGAATTAAACAGATAGTAATCGGCTGAAACCGAGTTCTTTCGAGAGTATTACGATTTCATCAGGGCTTAGAATGCCGAATTGGACGACACGGACTTTGGAGACCTCCGCCGGAGAATAGGGGAAGCGCAAGTCCATGGACACAGTGGATCGCGAACTCCAATTCTACGGTTTCCCAATTTGTGAAAGTAAACCGTTCGGCAAACAAAATTGTTCGAAGCTGGTGTCAATTTCACGATTTCTCTGGGTTCTGTTTTTGTTCCAAATGGTACCAGTCGGTCAGATTTTGGAATTCGTGGGATGCACGTAGATGGATCTCCCTCACCACGCAAATCAGGAATCGAAATGAAATCCTCAGGATTCGTGTGGTATTTATAGACGGAGACGCCGCCCTAGGTTTCATTAGGGGCTGTTTGGCATTCGGCATATATATTCCTATTCAGATAACAATCGATTggtcattaattttaaaaagattttttCAAATGGCCTCCACATCCATTGAATGAATAGCTAAAGGTATTAGTATTATtatattgaaaaaaattataaatcgaattaaaaattaatattattcagAAATATTAGCATTACAGTAATTACACTCCAAAATATAGAGAAAATCATCTCATCAAAAttgtttataaattttatgaatgttagaaaaaaaaatattgcatATTGAACCAAAAATTGAATAGTGGTTTAATTTACATCATTTGGTATAGTTAGGGGTAAGCATTCGGTCGGTTCGGTCACCGAATTAGCGATAACCAAATCGAATCGAAATATTTAGCCATAACCGAACCGAacgaattaattttcataactgatgaaaaccgaaccgaattaaaatCGATTAATTCGGTCAcgattagttttttttaaaaaaattgtgatttaactttaattatatatgtaatttttcttgAACACTACAATATacacaaatgcataaaaatatagaaTCAAACACATCACAAGTGTATAAGTTTTGTTTGAACACAATTAACACATGTTATatcgattttaaaattaaaaattaaaatatatataaaaattgatgaataataaaaatttattacgtaataatatttattatatcggttaaccgatttcaaaattttgaaaatcgtaaccgaaccgaattaacagatataaccgaatttttttaatttgaaaaccgAATTTCTGAAATAACCGAACTGAATTTCCGAATTGGTTCGGAAATTCGGTTAATTCGATTAAACCGAAATCTTGCTCACTCTTAGATATAATAATGTAATTTGGATGgagaaaatattataaaaaggggtatttaaacattttttaaaatatagaaGGTTACACGAGTcccaaaaaaaataatagagAAGGCTATAACGCAAAATGCAAACTATTTAAAAGATAAGGCTATTTTTAAAAGTacgtgatactcacgggaaatttagggtccgatccacgcaagcgtcactaatccagacacgggcttcaaaattaccctgggcctgaaatcacaaataagaccgttaggagggggccaggagagtatcctggcgtagcccctccgacgctcaagtcagagactgaggatatatgggggagcagctaagggcgctgctgaaaacaatatagtgaatccaataactgaacactcaaacctggtatttataggagaatacatgggcccttgatgggcttgtcttccttttgagctagggatgggccaagggtaatgggcccatccatggggtatcaccagtctcccctcccgagtcgaactgaatcgtaggttcaaagttcgattagatGTGTTGTCCTCGGGTCACCGGGTACGAGTT
This window contains:
- the LOC142517790 gene encoding DNA-directed RNA polymerase II subunit RPB1-like codes for the protein MDLRFPYSPAEVSKVRVVQFGILSPDEIRQMSVVHIEHSETTERGKPKPGGLSDPRLGTIDRKMKCETCMANMAECPGHFGHLELAKPMFHIGFMKTVLSILRCVCFNCSKILADEEEPKFKQATRIRNPKNRLKKILDACKNKSKCEGGDEIDVHGQDSDEPVKKSRGGCGAQQPKISIDGMKMVAEYKLQKKKNDDQEQLPEPVERKQLLTAEKVLSILKRITDEDCQLLGLNPKYARPDWMILQALPIPPPPVRPSVMMDTSSRSEDDLTHQLAMIIRHNENLKRQERNGAPAHIISEFAQLLQFHIATYFDNELPGQPRATQRSGRPIKSICSRLKAKEGRIRGNLMGKRVDFSARTVITPDPTINIDELGVPWSIALNLTYPETVTPYNIERLKELVEYGPHPPPGKTGAKYIIRDDGQRLDLRYLKKSSDQHLELGYKVERHLNDGDFVLFNRQPSLHKMSIMGHRIKIMPYSTFRLNLSVTSPYNADFDGDEMNMHVPQSFETRAEVLELMMVPKCVVSPQANRPVMGIVQDTLLGCRKITKRDTFIEKDVFMNILMWWEDFDGKVPAPAILKPRPLWTGKQVFNLIIPKQINLLRYSSWHQESERGFITPGDTQVRIEKGELLSGTLCKKTLGTSTGSLIHVIWEEVGPDAARKFLGHTQWLVNYWLLQNAFSIGIGDTIADASTMEKINETISNAKNEVKELIRAAQEKQLEAEPGRTMMESFENRVNQVLNKARDDAGSSAQKSLSESNNLKAMVTAGSKGSFINISQMTACVGQQNVEGKRIPFGFIDRTLPHFTKDDYGPESRGFVENSYLRGLTPQEFFFHAMGGREGLIDTAVKTSETGYIQRRLVKAMEDIMVKYDGTVRNSLGDVIQFLYGEDGMDSVWIESQPLESLKLKKADFNDMYRYEIDNPNWNPNYMSPESVEDLKTIREIRNVFDAEVQKLEVDRYQLGTEIATTGDNSWPLPVNIKRLVLNAQKTFKVDFRRPSDIHPMEIVEAVDKLQERLKVVVGDDYLSMEAQKNATLFFNILLRSALASKRVLKEYRLTREAFEWVIGEIESRFLQSLVAPGEMIGCVAAQSIGEPATQMTLNTFHYAGVSAKNVTLGVPRLREIINVAKKIKTPSLSVYLKSDVSKTKERAKNVQCALEYTTLRSVTQATEVWYDPDPMSTVIEEDVEFVKSYYEMPDEEIDPDKISPWLLRIELNREMMVDKKLSMADIAEKINLEFDDDLTCIFNDDNAEKLILRIRIMNDEAPKGDLNDESAEDDVFLKKIESNMLTEMALRGIPDINKVFIKNSKLNRFDENEGFKAENEWMLDTEGVNLLAVMCHEDVDAKRTTSNHLIEVIEVLGIEAVRKALLDELRVVISFDGSYVNYRHLAILCDTMTYRGHLMAITRHGINRNDTGPMMRCSFEETVDILLDAAVFAETDRLRGVTENIMLGQLAPIGTGDCSLYLNEEMLKQAIEIPLPSYIDGGLEFGMTPARSPLTGTPYHDGMMSPNYLLSPNLRLSPITDSQFSPYVGGMAFSPATSPGYSPSSPGYSPTSPGYSPTSPGYSPTSPTYSPSSPGYSPTSPAYSPTSPSYSPTSPTYSPTSPSYSPTSPSYSPTSPSYSPTSPAYSPTSPAYSPTSPSYSPTSPSYSPTSPSYSPTSPSYSPTSPSYSPTSPAYSPTSPGYSPTSPSYSPTSPSYSPTSPSYNPSARYSPSLAYSPTSPKITPSSPYSPSSPSYSPTSPSYSPTSPSYSPSSPSYSPSSPYSSGASPDFSASSPQYSPSAGYSPSAPGYSPSSTSQYTPRSNDVDDKSVKDEKSRR